Proteins from one Fusobacterium periodonticum 1_1_41FAA genomic window:
- a CDS encoding DJ-1 family glyoxalase III, whose product MKTYIFLANGFEILETFSPVDVLKRCGAEVITVSTEKDLFVSSSQNNIVKADIMLNEIYYKDADLVVIPGGYPGYINLRENKDVVDIVKYFLENDKYVASICGGPTIFSHNKIANGAKITAHSSVRKEIEENHIYVDAPTHVDGKIITGVGAGLALNFAFKIAEQFFEKEKIEEVKRGMELI is encoded by the coding sequence ATGAAAACTTATATTTTTTTAGCAAATGGTTTTGAAATTTTAGAAACATTTTCTCCAGTTGATGTATTAAAAAGATGTGGAGCTGAAGTTATAACTGTTTCTACTGAAAAAGACCTATTTGTTTCAAGTTCACAAAATAATATAGTGAAAGCTGATATTATGTTAAATGAAATTTACTATAAGGATGCTGACTTGGTTGTAATTCCTGGAGGATATCCTGGTTATATTAATTTGAGAGAAAATAAAGATGTGGTTGATATAGTTAAATATTTCTTAGAAAACGATAAATATGTGGCCTCAATTTGTGGAGGACCAACTATTTTTTCACATAATAAAATAGCAAACGGAGCAAAAATAACTGCTCATTCATCTGTTAGAAAAGAAATAGAAGAAAATCATATTTATGTTGATGCTCCTACACATGTAGATGGGAAGATTATTACAGGAGTTGGAGCAGGATTAGCATTGAATTTTGCTTTTAAAATTGCTGAACAATTTTTTGAAAAAGAAAAGATTGAAGAAGTAAAAAGAGGAATGGAATTAATTTAA